A region from the Pontixanthobacter aestiaquae genome encodes:
- a CDS encoding aminotransferase class IV: MGKGTHSYAADARNDSVIIDVNGEHFARPDAKVSVFDSGFMLGDGVWEGLRVHEGRIAFLSRHLERLYRGAKAIAMDIGISQEQMIDRLYAVLGANGMDGDGVHIRLMVTRGIRSTPYQDPRVVISTATIVIIPEWKDPVPETATNMLNLFTVHVRRGYPDVQDPKLNSHSKLNCITACIQATQAGADEALMLDPHGFVATCNSTHFFIVKNGEVWTSSGDYCLDGITRGMVIEIARDAGIPVFERNFSLIDVYGANEAFTTGTFAGLAPVGAVDGREIGTERGPMVERLQKLYLERLHSDVSGA; the protein is encoded by the coding sequence ATGGGCAAGGGCACACACAGCTATGCTGCCGATGCACGCAATGACAGCGTGATTATCGATGTGAACGGAGAGCATTTCGCGCGGCCAGATGCGAAAGTCTCCGTTTTCGACAGCGGGTTTATGCTGGGCGACGGCGTATGGGAGGGGCTGCGCGTTCACGAAGGACGAATTGCGTTTCTTAGCAGGCATCTGGAGCGGCTCTATCGCGGAGCAAAGGCCATCGCGATGGATATCGGTATCTCGCAAGAGCAAATGATCGACCGGCTCTATGCGGTACTTGGGGCAAATGGGATGGATGGGGACGGTGTCCATATCCGTCTGATGGTGACGCGCGGCATTCGCTCAACGCCGTACCAAGATCCACGCGTTGTGATCTCTACTGCAACGATTGTGATCATTCCGGAGTGGAAAGACCCGGTACCAGAAACCGCGACTAACATGCTGAACTTATTTACGGTTCACGTCCGGCGCGGCTATCCTGACGTGCAGGACCCGAAGCTCAACAGCCATAGTAAACTCAACTGCATCACGGCTTGTATTCAAGCCACGCAAGCAGGCGCAGACGAAGCATTGATGCTCGATCCGCATGGCTTTGTAGCAACCTGCAATTCAACGCATTTCTTTATTGTGAAGAACGGCGAAGTCTGGACCTCCAGCGGCGACTATTGTCTCGATGGAATTACACGAGGCATGGTGATCGAAATCGCGCGGGACGCAGGCATTCCCGTGTTCGAGCGTAACTTTTCGCTGATAGATGTTTACGGTGCGAATGAAGCTTTCACGACAGGGACGTTTGCCGGGCTTGCTCCGGTTGGCGCTGTTGACGGACGAGAGATCGGCACCGAGCGCGGCCCGATGGTGGAGCGCTTGCAGAAACTCTATCTTGAACGCCTACATTCCGATGTGAGTGGCGCATGA
- a CDS encoding sulfotransferase-like domain-containing protein: MTIRIAMWSGPRNISTAMMRSFGSRADCAVSDEPFYGAYLKDSGEPQPMADEIIADMDCNWGNIADAMRGSAPNNAQLWYQKHMPHHMIGEIGINDFPDHKHAFLIRDPQRVIASYSMKRVQVKFDDLRYDRQLEYFESAREQSGAVPPVIESTAFLSDPEGHLRALCTRLNIPWDEGMLSWTPGIKPDDGIWASHWYDKVAASTGFGPAPGPPPKLDGAAAKLAEQCRPYYEAMRKCALKPREEKS; this comes from the coding sequence ATGACAATCCGGATCGCGATGTGGTCCGGACCGCGCAATATCTCCACCGCGATGATGCGCAGCTTCGGCTCACGAGCGGATTGCGCCGTCAGCGACGAGCCATTCTATGGCGCCTATCTGAAAGACTCGGGCGAACCGCAACCCATGGCGGACGAAATCATCGCGGATATGGATTGCAACTGGGGTAACATAGCCGACGCAATGCGTGGTTCAGCCCCAAACAATGCGCAGCTATGGTACCAAAAGCATATGCCGCACCATATGATTGGCGAGATCGGCATCAACGACTTTCCCGATCATAAACATGCATTCCTTATCCGAGACCCGCAGCGGGTTATCGCAAGTTATTCGATGAAGCGTGTGCAGGTAAAGTTCGATGATTTGCGATACGACCGACAACTGGAATATTTCGAAAGCGCCAGAGAGCAATCTGGCGCAGTACCTCCGGTGATCGAGTCCACTGCATTCCTGTCCGACCCGGAGGGGCACTTACGGGCTCTTTGTACTCGCCTAAACATCCCTTGGGATGAAGGCATGCTGAGCTGGACGCCGGGCATCAAACCGGATGACGGAATCTGGGCGAGCCACTGGTATGACAAAGTCGCGGCATCGACTGGGTTTGGTCCAGCCCCCGGTCCTCCGCCTAAGCTGGATGGAGCCGCGGCAAAGCTCGCCGAACAATGTCGGCCGTATTACGAAGCGATGCGCAAATGTGCGCTGAAGCCTCGCGAAGAAAAAAGTTGA
- a CDS encoding lytic murein transglycosylase yields the protein MKIRATLFAAAALATMSPTTPAVSQDLSFDAYLQLIMAKARAEGVSESTINRMTAGLTPNQRVISLDRGQPGTPTRTGYPALAPYIDTHVNPTRIRRGREMHKATRGLHAEIEQQFGVPSEILMAIWGHETNYGSFKGNFDLSRSLATLAWEGRRRDLFESEWIALLKVADKGYSRSQLVGSWAGAFGNPQFLPSVYLRLATDGDGDGRADIFNNRADTLASIARYFNDSGWRTGQPWGVRASVPANLDRAAIENKIISPVCSRVHERHSQWKTVGEWRQLGVQPQKYLADDVMASFFQPDGPGKPAWLLTANYRVILEYNCSNYYAMSVGLLADEIAN from the coding sequence ATGAAAATTCGTGCTACACTGTTTGCCGCCGCTGCACTTGCGACGATGTCGCCGACCACTCCGGCGGTATCGCAAGACCTATCGTTCGATGCCTATCTGCAACTCATCATGGCAAAGGCCCGTGCAGAGGGTGTGAGCGAGTCCACGATTAATCGGATGACGGCGGGGCTGACACCAAACCAACGAGTCATCAGTCTTGATCGCGGTCAACCCGGCACTCCGACCCGCACTGGCTATCCGGCGCTTGCCCCGTATATCGACACGCACGTCAACCCGACACGTATCCGCCGTGGGCGCGAGATGCATAAGGCAACGCGCGGCTTGCACGCGGAAATAGAACAGCAGTTTGGCGTACCATCAGAGATATTGATGGCGATATGGGGCCATGAAACGAATTACGGCAGCTTTAAGGGCAATTTCGACCTTTCGCGGTCGCTCGCAACGCTTGCTTGGGAGGGGCGCCGCCGTGATCTGTTCGAGAGCGAATGGATTGCGCTGCTGAAGGTTGCAGATAAAGGCTATTCGCGGTCGCAATTGGTCGGCAGTTGGGCGGGGGCCTTTGGCAATCCGCAATTTCTTCCCAGCGTCTACCTGCGCCTCGCGACCGATGGTGACGGCGATGGCCGCGCGGATATATTCAATAACCGCGCTGACACGCTTGCCTCGATCGCGCGCTATTTCAATGATTCGGGTTGGAGGACGGGCCAGCCATGGGGCGTTCGTGCGTCTGTACCGGCAAATCTTGATCGTGCGGCAATTGAAAACAAGATAATTTCGCCCGTTTGCTCGCGCGTTCATGAGCGTCATAGCCAGTGGAAAACCGTTGGAGAATGGCGGCAATTGGGAGTTCAACCGCAAAAATATCTGGCCGATGACGTCATGGCGTCCTTCTTCCAGCCCGATGGACCGGGAAAACCTGCATGGCTCTTAACCGCAAATTATAGGGTTATCCTCGAATATAACTGCTCGAATTACTACGCAATGAGTGTGGGATTGCTTGCAGATGAGATTGCCAACTGA